Part of the Mangifera indica cultivar Alphonso chromosome 4, CATAS_Mindica_2.1, whole genome shotgun sequence genome, attgatatctaaatttatattcattataagtgCAAATTTAAGGTTGCGCAGATTAGAGAAGGTGGGTGGAATATGGAGTGCGGCTGGGAAGGCCAAAGTGTTGGGGACATTAATGGGAATAAGTGGGGCGATGCTTCTCACATTATACAAGGGAGTTGAGATTAGTATTTGGTCAACAAATATAAACCTTCTACACCATCCTGCCTTACACCATTCCCAAACTAATAATACTAAAACCCTCTTTGGTTGTTTATTGGCCCTGGCCTGTTGCTTCTTGAATGCTTCATGGTTGATCATTCAGGTAAACGTTTGTTAAATTAAAGAGCTAAGATGttgtatcaaattataaatgatCAAGCTTTTGCATCAAATTGTAGTTTTTTACTTTACTTTTACAGGCTAAAATGAGTGAAAAATACCCATGTCAGTACTCCAGCACCGCTTTGATCTCTCTAATGGCAGCAATAGAGTCGGCTGTTTTTGCTCTCTTTGTGGAAAATCATGATTGGAGTCGATGGAAATTGGGCTTCAATATTAGGCTTCTCACTGTAGTTTATACGGTATATTGCCATTACCACTCAAAGGACTGGTTAAAAtctattatctttaattttaaatgcatTGTAATTCGTTAAATGTGTTTAACGATCAATTATACGTGTTTCAGGGACTATTTTCTTCTGGTTTGATGGTCACCTTAATGATCTGGTGTGTGCAAATGAGAGGACCTCTATTTGTATCTGTATTTAGTCCTCTTTTGCTTGTTCTAGTAGCTTTAGTTGCTTCGTTACTACTGGAAGAGAGGCTATATCTGGGCAGGtacatttcattattttgtatttaacctaattgcttgttttagttattattattaagtcagAAATTATTTCAGCATATTAGGGGCAGCCATGATCATATGTGGGCTATATGCGGTGCTGTGGGGTAAAGCAAAGGAGATGAAGAAATCAGTTGACTTAATTCCATCTAGAATCTCAGGAGAAATTCAATCAACTGAGGCTGTCATCAACTCTCCAACTGACTACACATCCAACGGTAATGATTCCGAAACTACACGTGCAAATGATAGTTATTGAGGGAGATACATCTACATATCACCTAAACGACtg contains:
- the LOC123215130 gene encoding WAT1-related protein At1g25270-like isoform X2, whose product is MSHIRRLINDIKPTLLMVVAQLVFAGGNMLYKLAVNDGMSFSVMVAYRYIFSTAFMLPIALLVERKGRPKINLMIIFQAFLCSLFGGSLYIYLYLKSMDLTSLTFVTAMTNLSPAVTFVLALSFGLEKVGGIWSAAGKAKVLGTLMGISGAMLLTLYKGVEISIWSTNINLLHHPALHHSQTNNTKTLFGCLLALACCFLNASWLIIQAKMSEKYPCQYSSTALISLMAAIESAVFALFVENHDWSRWKLGFNIRLLTVVYTGLFSSGLMVTLMIWCVQMRGPLFVSVFSPLLLVLVALVASLLLEERLYLGSILGAAMIICGLYAVLWGKAKEMKKSVDLIPSRISGEIQSTEAVINSPTDYTSNGNDSETTRANDSY
- the LOC123215130 gene encoding WAT1-related protein At1g25270-like isoform X1, encoding MSHIRRLINDIKPTLLMVVAQLVFAGGNMLYKLAVNDGMSFSVMVAYRYIFSTAFMLPIALLVERKGRPKINLMIIFQAFLCSLFGGSLYIYLYLKSMDLTSLTFVTAMTNLSPAVTFVLALSFGLRRLEKVGGIWSAAGKAKVLGTLMGISGAMLLTLYKGVEISIWSTNINLLHHPALHHSQTNNTKTLFGCLLALACCFLNASWLIIQAKMSEKYPCQYSSTALISLMAAIESAVFALFVENHDWSRWKLGFNIRLLTVVYTGLFSSGLMVTLMIWCVQMRGPLFVSVFSPLLLVLVALVASLLLEERLYLGSILGAAMIICGLYAVLWGKAKEMKKSVDLIPSRISGEIQSTEAVINSPTDYTSNGNDSETTRANDSY